From Candidatus Pedobacter colombiensis, one genomic window encodes:
- a CDS encoding LacI family DNA-binding transcriptional regulator, with protein sequence MKKKTTIYDIAKELNVTVSTVSRALSGFPAISESTRQTVIDTAKRLNYSPNKLASALKSGKTYIVGVIVPSVQAHFFASIIHSIEEGLKDSGYRIILYQSNESVENEIKGVKTLLEAQVDGIMASMSLETNEVSHFQEIIKQNKPLILFDRISTKLKVPTVTLNDFQAGFLAAQHLIDQGYKNIAFVTTIHQIRIFNDRLEGYKEAMKVNNLTVNEEHIIFGGLSIKDGRYGAGKLLRGNNMPDAIIAGDDFTALGVIKKLKEVNQAPPKIGVIGFANEAFSAYITPSLSTVDQHPNQMGRDCAEMFLQMIKQNNPYEGIRNVILEPTIVERQSTGL encoded by the coding sequence TTGAAGAAAAAAACGACTATATACGATATTGCTAAGGAACTGAACGTTACCGTTTCAACGGTGTCCCGGGCACTTAGCGGTTTTCCCGCAATTAGTGAATCAACAAGACAAACTGTAATTGATACAGCGAAAAGACTTAATTATAGTCCTAATAAGCTTGCTTCTGCCCTTAAATCAGGGAAAACCTATATTGTTGGTGTAATTGTACCAAGTGTTCAGGCACATTTTTTTGCCTCAATTATTCATAGCATAGAAGAGGGCTTAAAAGACAGCGGCTACAGAATTATTCTTTATCAGTCTAATGAATCTGTTGAAAATGAGATCAAAGGTGTAAAAACACTGTTGGAAGCTCAGGTAGATGGAATCATGGCGTCAATGTCATTAGAGACGAATGAAGTGTCTCACTTTCAGGAAATTATAAAGCAGAATAAGCCGCTTATTCTTTTCGATAGGATTAGCACAAAGCTGAAAGTGCCAACTGTTACACTTAACGATTTTCAGGCGGGTTTTTTGGCCGCCCAACATCTTATTGATCAGGGGTATAAGAATATTGCTTTTGTAACCACCATTCACCAGATCAGAATCTTTAATGATCGTTTGGAAGGTTATAAAGAAGCTATGAAAGTCAATAATTTGACTGTAAATGAAGAACATATCATCTTTGGTGGCCTTTCTATAAAGGACGGAAGATATGGCGCTGGTAAACTCTTGCGCGGAAATAATATGCCTGATGCTATTATTGCGGGAGATGACTTTACTGCCCTTGGGGTGATTAAAAAGCTGAAAGAAGTTAACCAGGCCCCACCGAAGATAGGGGTAATCGGGTTTGCGAATGAAGCTTTTTCAGCTTACATCACGCCGAGTCTATCTACAGTGGATCAACATCCTAATCAGATGGGCCGGGATTGTGCTGAAATGTTTTTACAAATGATCAAGCAGAATAATCCTTATGAAGGTATACGTAATGTTATTCTGGAGCCTACAATCGTAGAAAGACAATCAACAGGATTATAA
- a CDS encoding glycoside hydrolase family 43 protein, translating into MNKFKQHSALALMMAILATSACRQNTKTVAAETSDTTKKSKYLSEPLISSIYTADPSAHIFDGKIYIYPSHDIESGTPENDNGDHFDMRDYHILSMDSINGKVTDHGVALSIKDIPWAGRQLWAPDAAFKNGTYYLYFPVKDKNDVFRIGVATSKNPAGPFKAEPKPIEGSYSIDPAVFTDTDGNSYMYYGGIWGGQLQRWNNGKYDMNGSKTDSGKENEPALTAKVAKMSADMLSFDGPVKDVVILDKDGKALLTKDHDRRFFEGAWMHKYNGKYYFTYSTGDTHFLASAIGNTPYGPFTYQGTFMNPVQGWTTHHSIIEIKGKWYIFYHDTQLSNKTHLRNIKVTELTHNPDGTIKLIEPMQK; encoded by the coding sequence ATGAACAAATTTAAACAGCACTCCGCCCTCGCGCTTATGATGGCTATCCTGGCTACCAGCGCATGCCGGCAAAACACTAAAACAGTAGCAGCCGAAACCAGTGACACTACAAAAAAATCTAAGTATCTTTCTGAACCACTGATTTCATCGATTTACACTGCCGACCCTTCTGCGCATATTTTTGATGGTAAAATATACATTTACCCATCTCATGACATTGAATCTGGCACTCCGGAAAATGACAATGGTGACCACTTTGACATGCGCGATTACCACATCCTAAGCATGGATAGCATTAATGGAAAAGTCACTGACCACGGTGTGGCCTTGAGTATAAAGGATATTCCATGGGCCGGCCGACAACTTTGGGCCCCGGATGCAGCTTTTAAAAATGGCACCTATTACCTTTATTTTCCTGTTAAGGATAAAAATGATGTCTTTAGAATTGGTGTGGCTACCTCTAAAAATCCAGCAGGACCATTTAAGGCAGAACCTAAGCCAATAGAAGGAAGCTACAGCATAGATCCCGCAGTGTTTACGGATACTGATGGAAATTCTTACATGTATTACGGTGGAATTTGGGGCGGTCAGCTACAACGATGGAATAATGGAAAGTATGATATGAATGGCTCCAAAACTGACTCGGGAAAAGAAAATGAACCTGCCCTAACGGCCAAAGTTGCCAAAATGAGTGCTGATATGCTGAGCTTTGATGGGCCGGTAAAAGATGTAGTAATTTTGGATAAAGATGGTAAAGCACTTTTAACTAAAGACCATGACAGAAGATTTTTTGAGGGCGCATGGATGCATAAGTACAATGGCAAATACTACTTCACTTATTCAACAGGCGACACTCATTTTCTGGCTTCGGCAATTGGTAACACTCCTTATGGCCCGTTTACCTACCAGGGAACGTTTATGAATCCGGTTCAGGGATGGACTACTCATCATTCAATTATTGAAATAAAGGGCAAATGGTACATATTTTATCATGACACGCAACTGTCCAATAAAACGCACCTGAGAAATATCAAAGTAACGGAACTTACACACAATCCTGATGGAACCATCAAATTGATAGAACCAATGCAGAAATAA